One Nitrospira sp. genomic region harbors:
- a CDS encoding Rrf2 family transcriptional regulator, producing the protein MKLSKKSEYGLRALLELTLAHGRTTLQRHDIADRQHIPIEFLEQILLTLKRAGLISSRRGVKGGYVLIKQPKEITLGQVIRTLDGPLAPIGCVSKTAYQKCRECPYAEKTRCPVQQVMGTVRDAIAGILDYYTLADFASDGLKD; encoded by the coding sequence ATGAAGCTGTCGAAGAAAAGTGAGTACGGTCTGAGAGCTTTACTCGAACTCACGCTCGCACATGGACGAACGACACTCCAGCGGCACGACATTGCTGATCGGCAACACATCCCGATCGAATTCTTAGAGCAAATTCTCCTCACGCTCAAGCGAGCCGGATTGATTTCCAGTCGACGTGGTGTAAAGGGCGGATATGTCCTCATCAAACAACCAAAGGAAATTACGCTAGGACAGGTCATACGCACCCTCGATGGTCCGCTTGCCCCGATCGGATGCGTGAGCAAGACAGCCTATCAAAAGTGTCGTGAGTGTCCCTATGCGGAGAAGACCCGGTGTCCAGTGCAACAGGTGATGGGAACCGTTCGTGATGCCATCGCCGGGATCCTCGACTATTACACCCTTGCCGACTTTGCATCCGACGGTCTCAAGGACTAA